A portion of the Luxibacter massiliensis genome contains these proteins:
- the rlmD gene encoding 23S rRNA (uracil(1939)-C(5))-methyltransferase RlmD — MKKGQVFEGIIEKVEFPNKGLVWVHEEEQYVTVKNGIPGQKVRFVVNKFKKGCGEGRLLEVLDKSPLEVRDPACSIFPFCGGCMYQTMAYGEQLKMKACQVKELMDGVVDAEYLFEGLKESPQEFGYRNKMEFSFGDEYKDGPLTLGLHKKGSTYDVLTAGDCKLVHSDMNRILLCTLKFFGERGVTYYKKMQHTGYLRHLLLRRGDATGEILICLVTTSQEEYNLEPLKKELLNQELEGNVVGILHIINDSLSDVVKSDETRILFGRDYFYERILGMEFKITPFSFFQPNSRGAEVLYRTVREYIGDIKNMTVFDLFSGTGTIAQVLAPGAKQVIGVEIIEEAVEAARENAARNGLDNCKFIAGDVFKVLDEIDEKPDVIVLDPPRDGIHPKALPKILDYGVKNIVYISCKVTSLVRDLEMIQGRGYEVVKCAGVDQFPMTVHVETVVRLQRKHI, encoded by the coding sequence ATGAAAAAGGGACAAGTGTTTGAAGGGATTATAGAAAAAGTAGAGTTTCCCAATAAGGGACTGGTATGGGTGCATGAGGAGGAACAGTATGTTACAGTGAAGAATGGGATTCCCGGGCAGAAAGTGCGGTTTGTGGTTAATAAATTTAAAAAAGGCTGCGGGGAAGGCAGGCTTTTGGAGGTGCTGGATAAATCACCTTTGGAAGTCAGAGATCCGGCCTGTAGTATTTTTCCTTTCTGCGGAGGCTGTATGTACCAGACTATGGCTTATGGGGAGCAACTGAAAATGAAAGCCTGCCAGGTCAAAGAGTTGATGGATGGGGTTGTAGACGCAGAATATCTGTTTGAGGGACTAAAAGAGAGTCCACAGGAGTTTGGGTACCGCAATAAGATGGAGTTTTCCTTTGGGGATGAATATAAAGATGGCCCTCTGACCCTTGGACTTCACAAGAAAGGAAGTACATATGATGTGCTGACTGCGGGGGACTGCAAGCTGGTGCACAGTGACATGAACCGTATATTGCTGTGTACCCTAAAGTTTTTTGGGGAAAGAGGAGTCACCTATTATAAAAAAATGCAGCATACAGGATACCTTAGGCATCTGCTTTTGAGGAGAGGGGACGCAACAGGAGAAATTCTTATTTGTCTTGTGACCACATCTCAGGAGGAGTATAATCTGGAGCCATTAAAAAAGGAATTATTGAATCAGGAACTGGAGGGGAATGTTGTCGGTATACTCCATATTATCAATGATTCTCTTTCTGATGTCGTAAAAAGTGATGAGACAAGAATTTTATTTGGCCGGGATTATTTTTATGAAAGAATATTGGGAATGGAATTTAAAATAACTCCTTTTTCTTTTTTTCAGCCAAATTCACGGGGAGCCGAAGTGCTATATAGAACAGTCAGGGAGTATATTGGAGATATTAAGAACATGACAGTCTTTGATTTGTTCAGTGGAACTGGAACGATTGCGCAGGTTCTGGCACCTGGGGCGAAGCAAGTGATAGGCGTAGAGATTATTGAGGAGGCTGTGGAAGCGGCCAGGGAGAATGCAGCCAGAAATGGGTTGGATAATTGTAAGTTTATAGCTGGCGATGTGTTCAAAGTGTTGGATGAGATAGATGAAAAGCCGGATGTGATCGTTCTGGATCCTCCCAGAGATGGGATCCACCCTAAAGCATTGCCCAAAATATTAGATTATGGGGTAAAAAATATAGTGTATATATCTTGTAAAGTGACAAGCCTTGTGCGGGATCTGGAAATGATTCAGGGGAGAGGGTATGAGGTGGTAAAATGCGCGGGGGTAGATCAGTTTCCGATGACGGTGCATGTGGAGACTGTGGTAAGACTACAAAGGAAACATATCTAG
- a CDS encoding DUF6075 family protein, with amino-acid sequence MTKNTAKGAKQERKITFKNREHEKFYNTYLSKCRYQDSYHKALVYCLGLSEDTRRNVNRIYDFETGFIKPGCLQEGWQTSGSEKIVRLAFNLYTDGTPTTDEYDDTEEQITETRLYSVSDIFCTGDAKYFWEAIKIRYPDYCFYVDWEEMFYAED; translated from the coding sequence ATGACAAAGAACACAGCGAAAGGTGCAAAACAGGAAAGAAAAATCACTTTCAAGAACAGGGAACATGAGAAATTTTACAACACCTATCTTTCAAAATGCCGGTATCAGGATTCATACCATAAGGCTTTGGTCTATTGCCTGGGATTATCGGAAGATACCAGGCGCAATGTAAACCGGATCTATGACTTTGAGACGGGATTTATAAAGCCGGGGTGTCTGCAGGAAGGCTGGCAGACCAGCGGGAGCGAAAAGATTGTCCGTTTAGCGTTTAATCTCTACACAGACGGAACACCTACAACAGATGAATATGACGATACGGAAGAACAGATCACAGAGACACGGCTTTATTCTGTCAGCGATATATTCTGCACAGGGGACGCTAAATATTTTTGGGAAGCAATCAAAATCCGCTATCCGGATTACTGCTTCTATGTGGATTGGGAGGAGATGTTTTATGCTGAAGATTAG
- the pcrA gene encoding DNA helicase PcrA — translation MSIYDTLNDKQREAVYHTEGPLLILAGAGSGKTRVLTHRIAYLIGEKGVNPWNILAITFTNKAAGEMRERVDSLVGFGAESIWVSTFHSACVRILRRYIDRLGYDNNFTIYDTDDQKTVMKDVCRLAGIDTKVYKERSLLGAISSAKNELVTPQEYELNATGDFGKQKIAAAYKEYEKQLRANNALDFDDLLLKTVQLFQTQPDVLEHYQERFRYIMVDEYQDTNTVQFKFVSLLAGKYKNLCVVGDDDQSIYKFRGANIKNILNFEQEFSEAQVIKLEQNYRSTSNILNAANAVIRNNTGRKDKTLWTENGEGEKVQLCQFDTGYDEAGFVASNIQKNVRDGAAYNEHAVLYRTNAQSRLFEERFVASNIPYKIVGGVNFYARREIKDLLAYLKTIDNGRDDLAVRRIINVPKRGIGLTTINRVQESALERGLGFYEALQGLDLIPNIGRSAAKLDSFVALIEYFKGVAKDAAISDLMEEILEKTGYIENLEAEDKQDAQSRIENIDELLSKIAAYEDACADRDEKPALSGFLEEVALVADIDSLDEDQDYVILMTLHSAKGLEFPHVYLAGMEEGLFPSYMTITSDDPEELEEERRLCYVGITRAERELTLSCARQRMLRGETRYNRMSRFLMEIPAELTETGNSFAQEMEMPVQNTYSQAKQAFKSKAFSAGNPTKQFSVVKGKGLDYVTGDRVRHMKFGDGVVTGITEGGRDYEVTVDFDTAGTKKMFASFARLKKI, via the coding sequence ATGAGTATATACGATACATTGAACGATAAACAGAGGGAAGCAGTGTACCATACAGAGGGGCCGCTGCTGATACTGGCGGGGGCAGGGTCAGGAAAAACAAGGGTACTGACCCATAGAATTGCTTATCTGATAGGAGAAAAAGGGGTAAATCCCTGGAATATACTGGCCATAACTTTTACAAATAAGGCGGCGGGGGAAATGCGGGAGCGCGTAGATTCTCTTGTCGGATTTGGAGCAGAAAGTATTTGGGTGAGCACTTTCCATTCTGCCTGTGTAAGAATATTGAGAAGGTACATTGACAGGCTGGGGTATGATAATAATTTTACTATTTATGATACAGATGACCAGAAAACGGTGATGAAGGATGTGTGCCGTCTGGCTGGTATCGACACGAAGGTGTATAAGGAGCGAAGTTTATTAGGGGCTATTTCCTCTGCCAAGAATGAGCTGGTAACGCCTCAAGAGTATGAACTGAATGCCACAGGTGATTTTGGGAAGCAGAAAATTGCCGCGGCATACAAGGAGTACGAGAAACAGCTCAGGGCAAATAATGCGCTGGATTTTGATGACCTGCTTTTAAAAACGGTACAGCTTTTCCAGACACAGCCTGACGTGCTGGAACATTATCAGGAACGTTTTCGCTATATTATGGTGGATGAATATCAAGACACGAATACTGTACAGTTTAAATTTGTCAGCCTTTTAGCAGGAAAATATAAAAACCTTTGTGTGGTAGGCGATGATGATCAGTCTATTTATAAGTTCCGTGGGGCAAATATTAAGAATATCCTAAACTTTGAACAAGAGTTCAGCGAAGCACAGGTCATAAAGCTGGAGCAGAATTACCGTTCTACATCCAATATTTTAAATGCGGCGAATGCCGTGATACGAAATAATACTGGACGTAAGGATAAAACATTATGGACAGAAAATGGGGAAGGAGAGAAGGTCCAGCTTTGCCAGTTTGATACAGGCTATGATGAGGCTGGCTTTGTAGCTTCTAATATTCAGAAGAATGTCAGGGATGGGGCAGCTTATAATGAGCATGCAGTGCTGTACCGCACAAATGCCCAGTCCCGGCTATTTGAGGAGCGTTTCGTGGCATCCAATATTCCCTACAAAATTGTGGGAGGCGTTAATTTTTATGCCCGGAGAGAAATCAAGGATCTGCTGGCCTATTTAAAGACAATCGATAATGGAAGGGATGACCTGGCGGTGAGGCGGATCATTAATGTGCCCAAAAGAGGGATTGGCCTGACTACCATTAATCGGGTGCAAGAGTCTGCCCTGGAGCGGGGGTTAGGATTTTATGAGGCGCTGCAGGGGTTAGATTTGATTCCGAATATCGGAAGAAGCGCTGCAAAGCTGGACTCCTTTGTGGCATTGATAGAATATTTTAAGGGTGTGGCTAAGGATGCGGCCATTTCAGATCTGATGGAAGAGATTCTTGAGAAAACTGGCTACATAGAGAACCTGGAGGCTGAGGATAAGCAGGATGCCCAATCTAGGATTGAGAATATTGATGAGCTTTTAAGTAAGATTGCGGCCTATGAGGATGCCTGTGCAGACAGGGACGAGAAGCCTGCGCTGAGTGGGTTTCTGGAAGAAGTTGCACTGGTAGCCGACATTGACAGCCTGGATGAGGATCAGGACTATGTAATTCTTATGACTCTCCACAGCGCTAAAGGGTTAGAGTTTCCACATGTTTACCTGGCAGGCATGGAGGAAGGATTATTTCCCAGTTACATGACAATTACCTCTGATGATCCTGAAGAGCTGGAAGAAGAGCGGCGTCTCTGTTATGTGGGGATTACACGGGCCGAGAGAGAATTGACTCTCAGCTGTGCCCGTCAGAGAATGCTGCGGGGTGAGACAAGGTATAATAGAATGTCACGCTTTTTGATGGAGATACCAGCTGAGCTGACAGAAACTGGAAATTCTTTTGCCCAGGAAATGGAAATGCCTGTACAAAATACATATTCCCAGGCAAAACAGGCTTTTAAATCCAAGGCATTCTCAGCAGGAAATCCTACAAAACAATTTTCAGTTGTGAAGGGGAAAGGATTAGACTATGTGACAGGGGACAGAGTCCGGCATATGAAATTTGGTGATGGAGTAGTCACAGGCATAACGGAAGGCGGTCGTGATTATGAGGTGACTGTAGATTTTGATACAGCAGGGACCAAGAAAATGTTTGCCTCTTTTGCCCGGCTTAAGAAAATATAA
- a CDS encoding ParA family protein, translating into MCRTIAIANQKGGVGKTTTCVNLGIGLARAGKKVLLVEADAQGSMAVSLGIREPDELDVTLVNIMEKVINDEDVEPGEGIIHHEEGIDFIPANIELAGLETSLVNVMSREQVLRLYLDGIKAGYDYILIDCMPSLGMITINALVAADSVLIPVEAAYLPVKGLQQLIKTIGKVHRRLNPRLSILGILLTKVDRRTNFARDISEQIREVYGNNIHIFENCIPMSVRAAETTAEGKSIYLHDPKGIVAEGYRHLTGEVLADEK; encoded by the coding sequence ATGTGCAGAACTATCGCAATCGCAAACCAAAAGGGCGGTGTCGGAAAAACAACGACGTGTGTAAATTTAGGTATCGGTTTGGCAAGAGCTGGGAAAAAGGTGCTTCTGGTAGAAGCGGATGCCCAGGGCAGCATGGCAGTGAGTTTAGGCATCCGGGAGCCGGATGAACTGGATGTAACTTTAGTCAATATCATGGAGAAGGTTATCAATGACGAGGATGTGGAGCCGGGAGAAGGCATTATCCACCATGAGGAAGGGATTGACTTTATTCCTGCCAACATCGAACTTGCCGGACTGGAAACTTCCCTTGTAAATGTTATGAGCCGGGAGCAGGTGCTTCGCCTGTACCTGGACGGGATAAAAGCCGGCTATGATTATATCCTGATTGATTGTATGCCTTCTTTGGGAATGATCACCATCAATGCCCTGGTAGCAGCGGACAGTGTGCTGATCCCGGTGGAGGCGGCTTATCTTCCGGTAAAGGGTCTGCAGCAGCTTATCAAGACTATCGGCAAGGTACATAGACGGTTGAATCCCAGGCTGTCCATTCTGGGGATTCTGCTGACAAAGGTTGACCGCCGGACAAACTTCGCACGGGATATTTCCGAACAGATCCGTGAGGTATACGGCAATAACATCCATATCTTTGAGAACTGTATCCCGATGTCTGTACGGGCGGCGGAGACAACAGCGGAGGGAAAGAGTATCTATCTTCACGATCCGAAAGGAATTGTGGCAGAGGGATACCGCCACCTGACCGGGGAGGTGCTTGCAGATGAAAAGTAA
- a CDS encoding helix-turn-helix domain-containing protein, giving the protein MGNRAGSQRLIQLGERIRQKRKDSHLSQETFAEKAGISVNTVSRIEGGQAAMSVEIFAKLVEVLDTDADELLGRRAKAKENDPVETTAARIRRLKPKEQKIVLKTMKALMDGMEGKDGWKVPQI; this is encoded by the coding sequence TTGGGGAACCGTGCGGGATCGCAGAGGCTGATCCAGTTGGGGGAACGCATCCGGCAAAAGAGGAAAGACAGCCATTTATCCCAGGAGACTTTTGCGGAGAAAGCCGGTATCAGTGTCAACACAGTGAGCCGGATCGAGGGAGGGCAGGCAGCGATGTCCGTGGAGATTTTTGCAAAGCTGGTGGAAGTTTTGGACACGGACGCTGATGAACTGCTGGGGAGAAGGGCAAAGGCAAAAGAGAATGATCCGGTGGAAACAACGGCTGCCCGTATCCGGCGGCTGAAACCAAAAGAACAGAAGATTGTGCTTAAAACCATGAAAGCCCTAATGGACGGGATGGAGGGAAAGGACGGATGGAAAGTTCCACAGATATGA
- a CDS encoding ParB/RepB/Spo0J family partition protein, giving the protein MKSKSAEKIRLTSYDELFGAEDNNVEGTYTTVPLSQLRPFKNHPFKVLDDEKMQETVESVIQHGVIQPGIVRSCADGYEVVAGHRRWRACELAGKAEMPVIIRNLDDDAATVLMVDTNIQRENLLPSEKARAYKMKYEALRHQGSKGDKHTADAVGEKAGDSGRTVQRYIRLASLIDGFLELVDTGRIAMIAGERLSFLKPEEQEMVLRAAGNIGAYPSPVQAGQLKAMSEEGTLSEGSIYALLVKKENGGQSVTISSKKIRDYFPPAYTKTQIEEVIYSLLEQWKQEKEEETDAGNTV; this is encoded by the coding sequence ATGAAAAGTAAGAGTGCGGAAAAGATCAGGCTGACTTCCTATGACGAACTGTTTGGAGCAGAAGATAACAACGTGGAGGGAACTTATACCACTGTTCCATTGAGCCAGCTCCGGCCATTTAAAAACCATCCGTTTAAGGTACTGGATGATGAAAAAATGCAGGAGACAGTGGAAAGTGTCATTCAGCACGGCGTGATCCAGCCGGGGATTGTGCGTTCTTGCGCTGATGGATATGAAGTGGTGGCTGGACACCGGAGATGGCGGGCCTGCGAGCTGGCAGGAAAGGCAGAAATGCCGGTGATTATCCGGAATCTGGACGATGACGCTGCCACGGTGCTTATGGTGGATACCAATATCCAGAGGGAGAACCTTCTGCCCAGCGAGAAAGCCAGAGCCTACAAGATGAAATATGAGGCGCTGAGACACCAGGGAAGCAAAGGAGACAAACATACGGCAGATGCCGTGGGAGAGAAAGCCGGGGACAGCGGACGGACAGTGCAGAGATATATCCGGCTTGCAAGCCTGATTGACGGGTTTCTGGAGCTGGTGGATACAGGCAGGATTGCGATGATAGCCGGGGAGCGCTTATCTTTTCTGAAACCGGAAGAACAGGAGATGGTGCTGAGAGCAGCGGGGAACATTGGCGCTTATCCATCTCCGGTACAGGCAGGACAGCTCAAAGCTATGAGTGAGGAAGGAACACTGTCAGAAGGAAGTATCTATGCGCTTTTGGTAAAGAAAGAGAACGGCGGCCAGAGCGTAACGATCTCTTCAAAGAAGATCCGGGATTACTTCCCGCCGGCATATACGAAAACGCAGATTGAGGAAGTGATCTATTCGCTTCTGGAACAATGGAAACAGGAAAAGGAGGAGGAAACAGATGCAGGAAATACAGTTTGA
- a CDS encoding replication initiator protein A, protein MQEIQFDYFRGMEAEQYSFYRVPKVLFTAECFKSLSCEAKVLYGLMLDRMSLSIKNRWFDEEDRVYIIFTVEEIMELLGCGRQKAIKNIAELDSEKGIGLIEKKRLGLGKPNVIYVKNFMIKECLDSESGEIETENAGNMQKYENQTSRSMKSGFQDVPESDFQKYENQTSGSMKTKLQEVPKSDFKKCENRTSGSMKIKTQEVPKSNCNKTDINKTDYSETDPIQSNLSFSAGEVCPINSDMMERMETYREILRVNVDYEGFVEKGEGEDVGELIELMVEILMLPDDTVVRIGGADKPVSVVKSRFLKLTYSHIEYVLFSLHRNTSKVTNIRAYLLTTLYNSSMTMNHYYQAEVNHDLYGGG, encoded by the coding sequence ATGCAGGAAATACAGTTTGATTATTTCCGTGGAATGGAAGCGGAACAGTACAGCTTTTACCGTGTCCCGAAAGTGCTGTTTACCGCAGAATGTTTTAAATCCCTTTCCTGTGAAGCAAAGGTTTTATACGGTCTGATGTTAGACCGTATGAGCCTTAGCATTAAGAACCGCTGGTTTGACGAGGAAGATCGGGTATATATTATTTTTACTGTGGAAGAAATCATGGAACTTTTGGGCTGCGGGCGTCAGAAAGCGATAAAAAATATTGCAGAACTGGACTCGGAAAAGGGGATCGGCCTGATCGAGAAAAAGCGGCTTGGCCTTGGGAAGCCCAACGTGATCTACGTGAAAAACTTTATGATAAAGGAGTGCCTGGACTCGGAAAGTGGAGAAATAGAGACGGAAAATGCCGGAAATATGCAGAAGTATGAAAATCAAACTTCAAGAAGTATGAAAAGCGGATTTCAGGATGTTCCAGAATCGGATTTCCAGAAGTATGAAAATCAAACTTCTGGAAGTATGAAAACCAAACTTCAAGAAGTTCCAAAATCAGACTTCAAGAAATGTGAAAACCGAACTTCTGGAAGTATGAAAATCAAAACTCAAGAAGTTCCAAAATCAAACTGTAATAAGACTGATATTAACAAGACTGATTATAGTGAGACTGATCCTATCCAATCTAATCTATCCTTCTCCGCAGGTGAAGTGTGCCCTATTAACAGTGATATGATGGAGCGGATGGAAACCTACCGGGAAATCTTACGGGTAAATGTGGATTATGAGGGGTTTGTAGAGAAAGGCGAAGGAGAGGACGTGGGCGAGCTTATTGAACTAATGGTGGAGATCCTGATGTTGCCGGATGATACAGTGGTACGGATTGGCGGGGCAGACAAGCCGGTATCTGTGGTTAAGAGCCGTTTTTTAAAGCTGACGTATTCCCATATCGAGTATGTCTTATTCAGCCTGCACCGGAATACGTCCAAAGTGACGAATATCCGGGCGTATCTTTTGACGACACTTTATAATTCGTCTATGACGATGAATCATTACTACCAGGCGGAAGTGAACCATGATCTGTACGGAGGTGGCTGA
- a CDS encoding DUF6050 family protein gives MICTEVAEMYEFAKKVIAPVGAAVILAALFYPLCVENGQCDYLKLWIFMGIPFGVHKMFLWIIPKGFDIGGTVGMFVFNLLVGGVIGGFVLAWRLLMAAFYLVKMVFAGISRLMRAKAV, from the coding sequence ATGATCTGTACGGAGGTGGCTGAGATGTATGAGTTTGCCAAAAAAGTGATTGCTCCGGTAGGGGCGGCGGTAATCCTGGCGGCGCTGTTCTATCCCCTCTGTGTGGAGAACGGGCAGTGCGATTACCTGAAATTGTGGATATTTATGGGAATCCCCTTTGGCGTACATAAGATGTTCCTGTGGATCATCCCGAAAGGTTTTGATATTGGCGGTACGGTAGGGATGTTTGTATTCAACCTGCTGGTCGGCGGTGTGATTGGCGGGTTTGTCCTGGCCTGGCGTCTTTTGATGGCAGCCTTTTATCTGGTGAAAATGGTTTTCGCCGGGATCTCAAGGCTTATGAGGGCAAAAGCCGTGTGA